GTGCTTCCGCAATTGCAACTATTCTGGAATGTTTATTATGCTGTTAAGGTACTAAGTTGTTTCGGTATCAGATCCTGCTTATTAAAGGACCAATGTCAACTGTCACTGATCAGAAGAAGCGCACATTAGAAGCCCTTAAGCAACAGTATACTGCTGCAAAAGCCAAGAAATTACAAGATGAACAGCTTAAGAGCCATAAGAGGAACAATTTTGATGCCCCGAAGCCTAAATTTGATACGCCAAGGAAAGGCAAAGCTCCAGAAGTCACTCCTCGTCAAACATCTGCCCTGCCCTCGTCTCATAAAGGTTCAGTTTTGTCATTTTTCTTTATGATGCAACCATGAGTTTTTGTTTGTGTCTATTTTTTTATCATACTGCTGCCTCCTTTTTAGGTGTAGCATTTTCCAGCTGCAGTCGTCAACAAAAATCTTCTGCATCCTCAGGTAACCTCCCTACCTTTCTGTGTTCATGTGCAAGGCTATGTAACAAATACTTGTGAACTTTGTAGGTGAAGAAATCAACCCTGTGTATGCTGAACTTTCATGTTCCCTTCATGACAATTTGCTCCAAGATGGCATTTCGGTAAATATTCCTGTGATATGGGTTGTCTGTCTCAAATTTACCGTTATTTGTGATGAAAAACCTCTCATATTTACTGTTGTGAACTTTGGTGTAGGATTTTGATAGCACAGAGGTTGTTCACAGTGTTATATATGACATAATTCAGAAAGGTGGAGATTCTGGGAAAATTACCAAGGGAGCCAAAAAGTTAAAGATGGAAAAGGGGATCCTTTTGGATAACTATGTTCAGAGGGGTCCTAGACTAGTGGATGCCCAAGCAAGATCTTTGTTGATTCACTCAAAGCGATCAAAACAGCACATGTCTTTGAAGCAACATAAGAAATGTGGTTCATTTGATTTAGATGGTACATTCCACAAGTAAGTCTTGTTCGAGAGTTGCCCTTAAAATGACCAATCACCACCAAAAGATCATTTTATCTTTTGGTTTCTTTTTATGGCATGAACGATATTAAAACTGAGTTCCTTGAGAGTTACAAATAACAACTAAATTAAAGTTTATATCTTTGCTCAACTCTCCACATAATATGTTATCACCTTTGGAATCATCACTTTTTTTACACGTCATTCTTGGTCTTGCAGGTATGACCTCTATAAGCCAATGCATGAGATGTGGAAGACATATATCAGAGAGCTTACAAAAATTACCCCGTATGATGTTACACTATTATTCTATTTGTTATTCTGAATCTTTTATCTATCTTTTTGTTCTTCTTTCCGTGGAAAATAAGATCCCATTCTGTCTTGTGcttcaacaaaataaaagacAGTTAAACTCTGAATGTTCTGCTGCTTTTGATCTCTTGATCTTAATTCTCTGATTTAATTAGTTTTTATAAAATGCTGTAGTGCTAGGTTGATTGTAGAACTTCAATGGATCTCAATTGCAGGCTGTCTTCCGTACTAAATAGTAAGAAATAATCAAATATACTACTGTGCACTTTATTGTGTTAACAACACTGAGACCACTCAAAAGACCCTAGCAGCTCCTTGAACAGAAACCTACTAAGTACTAACTTTAGGGGCAATTTGCCCGGACATTTGGTACCATTAACAGTGTTGTGAGAGACTATTAATTATAGTATAATGCTATAAGCACTTTTATGAAATATTAACAAACTTGAAGAGTCGAACAATTAAAATCAAGATAGAAAATATGAGCCTGAGGGCCATAAGCCCAAAACAAGCACAATCAGAGCAGGATATCAACTCGAGTTTTTTGAAAACTTGTACCTGAATCCATCATGGTGCCTTTTCTGTCCCTTATATGAGCTAATAGCATGCCCTGTGACCCTGTCTTCCCCACAGGAAAAAGCAATTGTCCGAAAACCTCCTTTCTGCAGATCTTCACGGGGCCCTTCTAATAGGTGATTCATATGCTCGAACTAGTTGCACGCTGGATTGTTCGTTCTTTCTGACTTTCTTTAACTCGGTCATGTTGTATGTGGCTTTGTGGTATCCAGTGGCAGAATGCAAAGCTGCTTCATATCAAGGTGTAAGTGGCATCATGATTCGGGATACTGCAGAGACTTTTGGAATTATATCACAGGACAATCATTTCCGAGGtacttttccttctcttctttaTGCTGTGCTGTGAACTACTTGTATAGGTTGTATTTTGTTTTGTGTGTCAAAATGGCTCTTAAAGTGATTGTTCAGCCTTGGTTTTCTATTGCTAGCTTCTATTTACTGCGAGCACTGCTAAATCATTCTTCTTGATTTGTTAAGAAATAACATAGTAGTTCTAATAGAGGCTCTCTCAACACCTATATCATCCTGAATTTGaaatcctcatcatcagaggtTGATGCGGCGATGATTTTGTTTTCATCTCGTTACAAATGCATCAATGTTATTGTCACTTGTCAGATAACCTATCTGGCAGCTCCAGAGGCTTGTTGTCATTGATATCTATTCGCATGAAGACATGTAAAATTCTGTTACACCAACTGCAGAGCTTCTAAGTGGCTTATTTCGAACCTGCAGTCGTACCAAAAGCTGGTTCGGTTTTCATCCTCCAAGCGGACTGCTGGAAGGTCACACTGATCGGCGACAAGCTTTCGCCCAAAGAAAAGTTGAAGGAGGACCAGCGCCAGCAGCGCGCACAATCGCTGATCAGATAGTTTCCAATCTAGTGACTGATGCTCCAAAAAATTTTGCCTCACGGAGGAACATGTAGAGTTATTTGTTTGTTTCTGTTTAGCTCCTGTCACTGAATCTTGGCCCTTCGACATTCCTAGCGGCAGTGACTGACAGACCACttcggggtgtttggatagccggtgctaaactttagcagtgtcacatcggatgttctgatgctaattatgaggattaaatataagctaattacaaaactaattgcacagatagagtctaattcgcgagacaaatctattaagcgtaattaatccatcattagcaaatggttactgtagcaccacattgtcaaatcatagactaattagacttattagattcgtctcgcgaattagactccatctgtgcaattagttttgtaattaggttatatttaatactcctaattagtatcaaacattcaatgtgacggaTTTAGCACCTTGAGCCAAACAGCCCAGTTGTAAGGGTGAAGCACCTACGGATTTCAGGTGCGTGGCCATGTACTGTACTAGACTTTAGGTGACGCAACAACTGTAGTAGTCCTGGCACCTACGGAGTTTTGGTGGAGCAAGTACTGTAGCAGTTACACTTTGCCTTCGGTTCTCGTACGATTCATTCAGTTACACTGAGTAATTAATTGTTTCTGTCACAATGATTGCACGGGCTGATGGACATATGGCCTGGGTGAATGGTTGCTTGGATGTTATGAGAAATCGCAGTGTCAAAGCTCACAACCGGGAATCAACTAGGCATCGATTACTCGGAACGTAGGGAAGGAGGGTCNNNNNNNNNNNNNNNNNNNNNNNNNNNNNNNNNNNNNNNNNNNNNNNNNNNNNNNNNNNNNNNNNNNNNNNNNNNNNNNNNNNNNNNNNNNNNNNNNNNNNNNNNNNNNNNNNNNNNNNNNNNNNNNNNNNNNNNNNNNNNNNNNNNNNNNNNNNNNNNNNNNNNNNNNNNNNNNNNNNNNNNNNNNNNNNNNNNNNNNNNNNNNNNNNNNNNNNNNNNNNNNNNNNNNNNNNNNNNNNNNNNNNNNNNNNNNNNNNNNNNNNNNNNNNNNNNNNNNNNNNNNNNNNNNNNNNNNNNNNNNNNNNNNNNNNNNNNNNNNNNNNNCATGAGAGACTGGGATACGCTCCCGCGATAGCTTCGCTTGCCTTTGTCGGTAAGGGAGGGAAGTGCCTCTGGTTGTTGATCCCCTTTGATTTATTCGCTTATAGTATTGGTAGCTCTTTTGCTTACATGATGCTTCGCTCATGAATCATGATCATTAGGATGGTTGTTTGGTTGGGCTGCTAGCGATGCTAGTAATATTTTAGTGTGATAACCACATGCCAATGATTTGGACCCCAAAAAACCTTTTGATTCTCATATTAGAATACTCGATTTGCACTACAAACTAAGAACGTTCTCTGTTTTTGAAGTTGCTATACCTATGCTGCACAGAGCATACATCTGGGGATCATCAATCTCTAGTATATAGCATTGATACAGAGAATACTCTTTCTGCACATGGACTCTTAAACCCTTTGATAAATAATTTTCGGCTTTCTAGGAACTACTTTCAATCACTGAAATCTTCTGTCAGGAAAAAGATAATTGACATCAGCTAATGGCTCCTTTATCGATATGTTTCTTAATTCCTCTTAATAATTTCCTCTGTCAAAATATGTCAAACATTTctgaatggagggagtattaggcAACTGACTATCTGATTGTGTTTCACTTCACTGCAAATCCAGATTTGGTACAACAATGTCCCTCACCCAAAGCTGGTGGAATATAAGAAGGATCAGAACTGGGTTACAAGGTCTGGTGATTATCTTGTTTTCCCTGGAGGTGGAACTCAATTCAAAGACGGTGTGGGAAGATACATCCAGTTTATTGAACAGGTAAACATTACCATATCACTTTTCTCTATGTTGAGACTCAGCTTAACTCTGCTTAGAAAATCCATCAAGTAGTTCGATGGCCTAGTGAGTTGCGTGCATTGTATATATTTATAAAACAGATAGTGCCAAtgctcatatatatatatatatatatatatatatatatatatatatatatatatatatatatatatatatatatatatatatatatatatatatatatatatatatatatatttccttAGGTCAATTTCATTGCTAATGCTCAGTATATTCACTGTCTAGTCTTCACTGTTCAGGGTTCAAGGGTTTACCATAAAGGCTGCACTTGCATTTATAAAAAAAGTTACTTATGATGGCGTTTCTTAAGTATTAGGCCATCAGTTTTCATAAGAACttactgttttttctttttctttttcctttttgttttgtaaCTTCCTTTTGATAAACTTCCTCTATAGACTATGCCCGCCATTCATTGGGGAACGCATACAAGAACTGTCTTGGATGTTGGATGTGGTGTTGCCAGCTTTGGTGGATACTTGCTTGACAGGAATGTCATTACTATGTCATTTGCCCCAAAAGATGAGCATGAAGCTCAGATACAGTTTGCATTAGAGCGTGGAATTCCAGCATTTCTAGCAGTGATAGGAACACAAAAGCTTCCGTTTCCTGATAATGCATTTGATGTTGTACACTGTGCAAGGTGCAGGGTCCATTGGTATGCAAATGGTAAGTATTCTATTTCTTCACAATATTCATAAGCAGCCAAACTACTGTAGTATCTATATTTTTCTGTTCTGTTGTATAGTGTATTCTTTATTCACATTGAAAAGTTTTTG
This sequence is a window from Setaria italica strain Yugu1 chromosome III, Setaria_italica_v2.0, whole genome shotgun sequence. Protein-coding genes within it:
- the LOC101753365 gene encoding uncharacterized protein LOC101753365 isoform X2 yields the protein MSTVTDQKKRTLEALKQQYTAAKAKKLQDEQLKSHKRNNFDAPKPKFDTPRKGKAPEVTPRQTSALPSSHKGVAFSSCSRQQKSSASSGEEINPVYAELSCSLHDNLLQDGISDFDSTEVVHSVIYDIIQKGGDSGKITKGAKKLKMEKGILLDNYVQRGPRLVDAQARSLLIHSKRSKQHMSLKQHKKCGSFDLDGTFHKYDLYKPMHEMWKTYIRELTKITPKKQLSENLLSADLHGALLIVAECKAASYQGVSGIMIRDTAETFGIISQDNHFRVVPKAGSVFILQADCWKVTLIGDKLSPKEKLKEDQRQQRAQSLIR
- the LOC101753365 gene encoding uncharacterized protein LOC101753365 isoform X1, with protein sequence MSTVTDQKKRTLEALKQQYTAAKAKKLQDEQLKSHKRNNFDAPKPKFDTPRKGKAPEVTPRQTSALPSSHKGVAFSSCSRQQKSSASSGEEINPVYAELSCSLHDNLLQDGISDFDSTEVVHSVIYDIIQKGGDSGKITKGAKKLKMEKGILLDNYVQRGPRLVDAQARSLLIHSKRSKQHMSLKQHKKCGSFDLDGTFHKYDLYKPMHEMWKTYIRELTKITPKKQLSENLLSADLHGALLIVAECKAASYQGVSGIMIRDTAETFGIISQDNHFRELLSGLFRTCSRTKSWFGFHPPSGLLEGHTDRRQAFAQRKVEGGPAPAARTIADQIVSNLVTDAPKNFASRRNM